The following proteins come from a genomic window of Candidatus Nitrospira nitrificans:
- the pgl gene encoding 6-phosphogluconolactonase has translation MPVIPDIRIAADLHEWSQEAAAFIISLGEQAIRSKGRFLMALSGGSTPKALYQVLAVPEWKARLDWSRIVFLFGDERCTPPDHPESNFKMAHTSLFQPLNVHPDHIYRMKGEYADPTAAAQEYEETIRGLTQSPPPTVPLIDLVLLGLGDDGHTASLFPGTAALREDNRIVTVGHAPTGVKSRLTLTLGVLNHAAVVLFLVTGSGKAEMVRRVLQQESEADRSLPAARISPESGRLVWMLDHSAAQQLKTMPSHRGKS, from the coding sequence ATGCCCGTCATCCCGGACATCCGCATCGCAGCCGACCTGCATGAATGGTCGCAGGAGGCTGCGGCTTTCATTATCTCGCTCGGTGAGCAAGCCATTCGGTCTAAGGGTCGGTTCCTCATGGCCCTCTCCGGAGGATCCACCCCCAAGGCGCTCTACCAGGTCCTGGCCGTTCCCGAGTGGAAGGCACGGCTTGATTGGTCACGTATTGTTTTCTTGTTCGGTGACGAACGCTGCACCCCGCCTGACCATCCGGAAAGCAATTTCAAGATGGCTCATACCTCGCTGTTTCAACCGCTCAACGTTCACCCAGATCACATTTATCGGATGAAAGGTGAATATGCAGACCCAACGGCTGCCGCTCAAGAGTATGAGGAGACCATTCGAGGACTGACCCAAAGTCCTCCACCAACCGTGCCGCTCATTGATCTCGTCCTGCTCGGCCTCGGAGACGATGGACATACCGCATCGCTCTTTCCCGGAACGGCAGCCCTGCGGGAAGACAATAGGATCGTCACGGTGGGCCATGCGCCCACTGGCGTCAAGTCTCGCCTGACATTGACTCTAGGTGTCCTGAATCATGCAGCTGTGGTACTGTTCCTCGTGACGGGCTCGGGTAAAGCAGAGATGGTTCGCAGGGTTCTCCAGCAGGAGTCTGAGGCGGATCGGTCTTTGCCGGCGGCGAGGATATCGCCGGAATCTGGTCGACTTGTGTGGATGCTCGATCACTCGGCCGCACAACAGCTGAAGACGATGCCGTCACATCGAGGGAAGTCATGA
- a CDS encoding M1 family metallopeptidase → MSVDISSSNDPYRLPRHVMPTRYDLRLEPDLTGATFTGRVTITIMVKQMTQTILLNAVDLALQSAVVERPNRQPFNASIELEQKTQRAKLSFQEAIDPGEWKLAISFEGALNDQLRGFYRSTYKDASGTTQTLAATQFEATDARRAFPCWDEPDFKAVFAATLAIDPHLTAVSNTAVVSESMEIDKKIVRFADSIIMSTYLVAFIVGRIEATTPVYVGKTPLRLWTIPGKQPLTPFGQDIAAASLKFFEDYYGVPYPGDKLDLLAIPDFASGAMENLGAITFRETALLVDERTGTHAELERVADVVAHENAHMWFGDLVTMSWWNGLWLNEAFATFMEMLAVDAWRPEWKRWESFSVARAAAFSVDGLMSTRPIEFPVHAPKDADAMFDILTYEKGASVLRMLEQHIGPIVFRDGVRQYLRTHAYGNADTKDLWTALGSVGHQPVPELMNGWIFQPGFPLITADLQGQELRLSQQRFTYLAPEPASERLWQVPIQVRLTVGDRTEHRKLLLAEREASIDLPAGVTSVFVNEGGHGFYRVRHQGLLLKQLLEQGLEHLAVIERFALVSDAWAATMAGLTPLPEYLRLTRHFTNDRDKNVWAVLLDSFSFLNKIISPEDRSTLETFVRGCIQPAINELGWNAMPGESDLLRQLRGDLLGAIGKLGNDAATQQDAADRYHRYRKDPTTVDPNIVPALVAILAHTGDEARYDEFSERYRTASTPQEERRYLFSLAVFALPSLARRTLERTTNGEIRTQDAPFVVGALLTNVYSRDVAWEFVKTNWDRMDRLFPKQGLRRMCGGIAGLATPELERDVRSFFASRKIDLGGKTLEQYLEQLRIAVSFREREGRTMRTALASSLQE, encoded by the coding sequence ATGAGTGTTGATATTTCAAGCAGCAACGATCCGTATCGGCTCCCGCGACATGTGATGCCGACCCGATATGACCTCCGGCTTGAACCGGATCTCACGGGCGCAACGTTCACCGGCCGGGTGACGATCACGATCATGGTCAAGCAGATGACGCAGACCATCCTCTTGAATGCCGTCGATCTCGCGCTTCAGTCAGCGGTCGTGGAAAGGCCGAATCGGCAGCCGTTCAACGCATCGATTGAATTAGAGCAAAAGACACAACGGGCCAAGCTCTCGTTTCAGGAGGCCATTGATCCAGGCGAATGGAAGCTCGCCATTTCGTTTGAAGGCGCATTGAACGATCAGCTCCGCGGGTTCTATCGAAGTACCTACAAGGATGCGTCGGGGACCACGCAGACACTTGCGGCCACGCAATTCGAAGCCACCGATGCGCGTCGAGCGTTTCCCTGTTGGGATGAGCCTGATTTCAAGGCTGTCTTCGCCGCGACACTCGCGATCGATCCACACCTCACCGCGGTGTCGAATACGGCGGTGGTTTCTGAATCGATGGAGATCGACAAGAAGATCGTCCGTTTTGCCGACAGCATCATCATGTCGACCTATCTGGTGGCCTTCATCGTGGGGCGGATCGAAGCGACGACGCCCGTCTACGTCGGGAAGACGCCGCTTCGACTCTGGACAATTCCGGGGAAACAGCCACTCACACCATTCGGACAGGACATTGCCGCGGCGTCGTTGAAGTTCTTCGAAGACTACTATGGCGTCCCCTATCCAGGAGATAAGCTGGATCTCCTTGCCATCCCGGATTTTGCCTCAGGGGCGATGGAGAACCTGGGCGCCATCACATTTCGGGAGACAGCCTTGCTGGTGGACGAACGCACGGGAACCCACGCAGAGCTTGAGCGGGTGGCTGATGTGGTGGCCCACGAAAATGCGCACATGTGGTTCGGCGACTTAGTCACGATGTCCTGGTGGAACGGATTGTGGCTGAACGAAGCCTTCGCGACGTTCATGGAAATGCTGGCGGTCGATGCCTGGAGACCGGAATGGAAGCGGTGGGAGAGTTTCAGTGTCGCCCGGGCGGCTGCGTTTTCCGTCGACGGACTTATGAGCACCAGGCCGATTGAATTCCCGGTCCACGCGCCCAAGGATGCGGACGCCATGTTCGATATCCTGACCTATGAAAAAGGCGCGTCAGTCCTTCGGATGCTGGAACAGCACATCGGGCCGATCGTGTTTCGTGATGGAGTGCGACAATACCTTCGCACCCATGCCTATGGGAATGCCGATACCAAGGATTTGTGGACCGCTCTTGGCTCGGTCGGTCACCAACCGGTCCCGGAGCTCATGAACGGCTGGATCTTTCAGCCCGGTTTTCCCTTGATCACGGCAGACCTGCAAGGTCAGGAGCTACGGCTCTCGCAACAACGATTCACCTATCTCGCACCAGAGCCGGCATCGGAGCGATTGTGGCAGGTTCCGATCCAAGTCCGTCTGACCGTTGGAGATCGTACGGAACATCGCAAGCTGCTTCTGGCGGAACGGGAAGCGAGTATCGACCTACCGGCCGGCGTCACCTCCGTCTTTGTCAACGAAGGAGGGCATGGGTTTTATCGTGTCCGCCATCAGGGGTTGCTCCTAAAGCAACTACTCGAGCAAGGCCTCGAGCACCTGGCGGTCATTGAACGATTTGCGCTCGTCAGCGACGCCTGGGCCGCCACGATGGCCGGGCTCACGCCGCTTCCGGAGTACCTCCGACTCACCAGGCATTTTACGAACGACCGGGACAAAAATGTCTGGGCCGTGTTGCTGGACTCATTCTCCTTCCTAAACAAGATCATCTCGCCGGAAGATCGGTCAACGCTGGAAACATTTGTGCGTGGCTGCATACAGCCGGCCATCAACGAGTTGGGATGGAATGCGATGCCCGGCGAATCGGATCTCCTGCGGCAATTGCGTGGAGACCTGCTCGGCGCCATCGGGAAGCTCGGCAACGACGCGGCGACGCAGCAAGACGCAGCGGATCGCTATCATCGATATCGAAAAGATCCGACGACCGTCGATCCCAATATCGTGCCGGCGCTCGTCGCCATTCTGGCCCATACGGGGGACGAAGCTCGCTACGACGAATTCTCAGAACGCTATCGCACGGCTTCCACCCCTCAGGAGGAACGCCGGTACCTATTCTCCTTGGCGGTATTTGCTCTCCCCTCCCTAGCAAGGCGCACATTGGAACGAACGACCAACGGCGAGATCCGCACTCAAGATGCTCCGTTTGTCGTCGGGGCATTGCTGACCAATGTCTACAGCCGAGACGTCGCGTGGGAATTTGTGAAGACGAATTGGGATCGAATGGATCGGCTGTTCCCGAAGCAGGGCCTGAGGCGGATGTGCGGAGGAATCGCCGGTCTCGCTACCCCGGAGTTGGAACGGGACGTACGAAGCTTCTTTGCGTCACGTAAGATCGATCTAGGCGGTAAAACCCTTGAGCAGTACCTGGAACAGCTCCGCATAGCCGTTTCATTCCGTGAACGGGAAGGACGCACGATGCGCACCGCGCTTGCCAGTTCACTCCAAGAATGA
- a CDS encoding nucleotidyltransferase family protein, with protein MTLLRRQLPVLRKQYHIHSLGVFGSYIHGTQKHDSDLDLLVEFTQEPSLFEFIELEDRLSVLLRVKVDLVMKNTLKPMIGRQILKEVVGL; from the coding sequence TTGACCCTGCTACGTCGGCAGTTGCCGGTGCTTCGGAAGCAATACCACATCCACTCGCTTGGTGTGTTCGGCTCTTATATTCACGGTACCCAAAAGCACGACAGCGACCTCGATCTTCTGGTGGAATTCACGCAGGAACCAAGCCTGTTCGAGTTCATCGAGCTTGAAGATCGTCTGTCCGTACTTCTGAGAGTCAAAGTGGATCTTGTGATGAAGAACACCCTTAAGCCCATGATCGGACGGCAGATCCTCAAAGAGGTTGTGGGTCTGTGA
- a CDS encoding HepT-like ribonuclease domain-containing protein has translation MVSDKLIHEYFGVNYQVLWKTLQTDIPRLQLQIAKVLKQESKKARSTQTKKNAIREKKSGQAALRVHALT, from the coding sequence TTGGTAAGCGACAAGCTAATCCATGAATACTTCGGTGTGAACTATCAGGTGCTTTGGAAGACCCTTCAAACGGATATTCCTCGCTTGCAGTTACAGATCGCCAAAGTCTTGAAACAGGAATCCAAGAAGGCTCGCAGCACCCAGACGAAAAAGAATGCGATCAGAGAGAAGAAAAGTGGGCAGGCAGCACTTCGGGTGCATGCTCTGACGTAA
- a CDS encoding RHS repeat protein yields MIGEQGYVATYQYDAVGNLLSLTRNTGGVGAPITVIAMFQILSGW; encoded by the coding sequence GTGATCGGCGAGCAGGGCTATGTCGCGACGTACCAGTACGACGCAGTCGGCAATCTGTTGTCCCTCACCCGCAACACGGGTGGGGTGGGTGCCCCGATTACTGTCATCGCGATGTTTCAGATTCTCTCCGGATGGTGA
- a CDS encoding PilZ domain-containing protein produces MSELHCPTCGASKIRLAARKSISDVLLSGLTIYPFRCQLCADRFRTFLGRRTPNPRRSFDRVEVSFPVWFKSRRSSTFSGPGYEGVIDNLSIRGCRIRSTAPMRIGSRLELEFQYSDNSFPVTIEEAVVRSIADGAIGLRFTKLHRSDERRIRQLIDVWLPELLPASN; encoded by the coding sequence ATGTCTGAGCTCCACTGTCCGACCTGCGGAGCGAGCAAAATCCGCCTCGCGGCCAGAAAATCTATTTCCGATGTGCTCCTGAGTGGTCTTACGATTTATCCGTTTCGGTGCCAGCTCTGCGCCGATCGCTTTCGAACCTTCCTCGGGCGCCGCACACCCAATCCTCGTCGCAGCTTCGATCGTGTCGAGGTGTCCTTCCCGGTCTGGTTTAAATCGCGCCGATCCTCAACATTTTCCGGCCCTGGATATGAGGGCGTGATTGATAATCTGTCGATTCGTGGATGCCGAATTCGTTCCACGGCTCCGATGAGGATTGGCTCACGCCTGGAACTGGAATTCCAGTATTCGGACAATTCTTTCCCGGTGACGATTGAGGAGGCAGTTGTCCGCTCCATCGCCGATGGCGCGATCGGGCTGCGCTTCACCAAACTTCATCGAAGCGATGAGCGGCGCATTCGCCAGCTCATCGATGTCTGGTTGCCCGAACTCCTTCCCGCAAGCAACTAA
- a CDS encoding glucose-6-phosphate isomerase, which yields MSMRLSDKLPALFQSTVNPVLDALNQAQVIERLWAKDHRVWKPDPKEITDRLGWLTVQDQMRQQLGQLQGCVTGAKGLNIKDVVLLGMGGSSLGPEVFRTVFGSQKGFPRLWVLDSTIPGWVRQVTKAISPTRTLFLVASKSGGTIEVMSLFAHFWNVVTKAKGNHGGKQFVAITDPGTGLEKMARDYGFGEIFTNPADIGGRYSVLSLFGLVPAALLGVDIVKLLDRAVDMAEQCRQQKAVETNPGAYLGAAMGSLAKTGRNKVTVIASPSLATFGLWVEQLLAESTGKEGTGLIPVAREPVLRPRAYGTDRFFVYLKLKGDKNLALDHAVHALVKAEHPVLQFNLRDRYDLGAEFFRWEFATAIAGHVLGIHPFDQPNVQESKDNTNRVLETFQSTGRLPEQASSQPKEAATDLSRLLQPGTYVSVLGYTTPSRPLEAAVGRLRRALMSKHRVATTFGYGPRYLHSTGQLHKGGPDTGVFLELVDRMAPDMPIPGKPFSFGTLANAQATGDIESLRAHQRQAVRVQLGRDQAATVNAIAAALAGAASSGRRTASKKRRKVVRR from the coding sequence ATGTCTATGCGGTTGAGTGACAAGCTTCCGGCATTGTTCCAGTCCACTGTCAATCCCGTTCTCGATGCTCTGAATCAGGCTCAGGTCATTGAGCGGCTGTGGGCCAAGGACCATCGTGTTTGGAAACCCGATCCAAAGGAAATCACAGACCGGCTGGGCTGGTTGACGGTGCAGGACCAGATGCGTCAACAGCTGGGACAACTGCAAGGCTGTGTCACCGGCGCAAAGGGTCTAAACATCAAGGATGTCGTGCTCCTGGGCATGGGAGGCAGCAGTCTTGGGCCGGAAGTGTTCCGTACCGTGTTTGGATCGCAGAAGGGCTTCCCGCGTTTGTGGGTTCTTGACTCGACCATTCCTGGCTGGGTTCGGCAGGTCACAAAGGCTATTTCCCCGACGCGGACTCTCTTTCTCGTGGCCAGCAAGTCCGGGGGCACCATCGAAGTGATGTCGCTCTTCGCGCATTTTTGGAACGTGGTGACGAAGGCCAAGGGAAATCATGGAGGAAAGCAGTTTGTCGCGATCACTGACCCAGGCACGGGCTTGGAGAAGATGGCGCGGGACTATGGATTTGGAGAGATCTTTACCAACCCGGCTGATATCGGTGGACGCTATTCTGTGCTCTCTCTGTTCGGTCTTGTTCCTGCCGCGCTCCTTGGCGTCGATATTGTTAAGCTCTTGGATCGGGCAGTCGATATGGCGGAACAATGTCGCCAGCAAAAAGCCGTCGAGACTAATCCGGGAGCCTATCTAGGCGCAGCCATGGGCAGTCTTGCCAAGACTGGACGTAATAAGGTGACGGTCATTGCGTCACCGTCGCTCGCGACGTTCGGGCTCTGGGTCGAGCAACTTCTTGCTGAAAGCACGGGCAAAGAAGGTACAGGCCTCATCCCCGTCGCACGGGAACCAGTCTTGAGGCCACGAGCCTATGGAACCGACCGCTTCTTTGTCTATCTCAAACTCAAAGGAGACAAGAATCTGGCGCTGGATCACGCGGTTCACGCGCTCGTCAAAGCTGAACATCCGGTTCTCCAGTTCAATCTTCGCGATCGGTACGACTTGGGGGCGGAATTTTTCCGGTGGGAGTTTGCGACGGCGATCGCCGGACACGTACTCGGTATTCACCCGTTCGACCAACCGAATGTCCAGGAGAGCAAAGACAACACGAATCGAGTGCTCGAAACTTTCCAGTCGACGGGGCGGCTACCAGAGCAAGCGAGCAGCCAACCTAAAGAAGCCGCGACAGATTTGTCTCGTCTGCTTCAGCCTGGAACCTATGTGTCCGTGCTTGGGTACACAACGCCGTCGCGCCCACTCGAAGCAGCCGTCGGGCGTCTCCGCCGAGCCCTCATGTCAAAACACCGAGTGGCGACGACATTTGGCTACGGGCCGCGCTATCTGCATTCCACGGGACAACTCCACAAGGGCGGTCCCGATACCGGTGTCTTCCTGGAGTTAGTGGACCGGATGGCGCCCGACATGCCGATTCCCGGAAAGCCGTTCTCGTTTGGAACATTGGCGAATGCGCAAGCAACCGGTGACATAGAATCACTCCGCGCACACCAGCGTCAGGCTGTTCGTGTTCAATTAGGCCGTGACCAAGCCGCCACGGTGAACGCCATCGCAGCGGCGTTAGCGGGGGCAGCATCATCCGGACGTCGTACAGCCTCAAAGAAACGTCGTAAGGTCGTTCGCCGCTGA
- the glk gene encoding glucokinase: MILAGDIGGTKTNLALYDWTAERVEPLRLESFHSGDYTSLEDILVEFLAPPRPPSRADSLETEEGSQSQQAEERPAESMKLTAACFGIAGPVIDNRCQTTNLPWIVDGSTIAKQFEIPRVQLLNDLEATAYGVLWLRSDELEVLNAGHPPKKRQALALIAAGTGLGEAILFWDGKSYRPMPSEGGHADFAPNNDQEMDLLRYLRGQYLHVSYERILSGPGLHAVYEFLRDTKKNEPTWLAEKIKVGNPAAEIAQAGLQGQAEIAKQALELFATIYGAEAGNLALKALSLDGVYVGGGIAPKLITKLQDGAFMKAFTNKGRYKRLMTHIPVKVIMNQQTALLGAASVAAALSLASMP; the protein is encoded by the coding sequence ATGATTCTCGCCGGGGACATCGGAGGAACGAAAACCAACCTGGCGCTCTACGATTGGACCGCCGAGCGAGTAGAACCGCTGCGCCTGGAAAGTTTTCACAGCGGTGATTACACATCGCTGGAAGACATTCTCGTCGAGTTTCTCGCACCACCCAGACCGCCGTCCCGAGCAGACTCATTGGAGACCGAGGAAGGGAGCCAGAGTCAACAGGCTGAAGAGCGCCCTGCTGAATCCATGAAGCTGACGGCTGCCTGTTTCGGCATAGCGGGGCCGGTTATTGATAATCGGTGCCAAACAACGAATCTCCCATGGATTGTCGACGGATCAACTATCGCCAAACAGTTCGAGATCCCACGCGTACAGTTGTTGAACGACCTGGAAGCCACCGCCTACGGAGTTCTGTGGTTACGCTCCGACGAACTGGAAGTGTTGAATGCAGGCCATCCCCCGAAAAAACGACAAGCCCTTGCGCTGATCGCCGCCGGTACGGGACTGGGGGAAGCCATCCTGTTTTGGGACGGAAAATCCTATCGCCCGATGCCGTCAGAGGGGGGCCATGCGGATTTCGCACCGAACAATGACCAGGAAATGGATTTGCTTCGCTATTTACGAGGGCAATATCTCCATGTGAGCTACGAGCGGATCTTGTCCGGACCAGGTTTACATGCCGTGTATGAGTTCTTGCGCGACACCAAAAAGAATGAGCCGACATGGCTGGCGGAAAAAATCAAGGTCGGCAATCCGGCGGCGGAAATTGCCCAAGCAGGTCTGCAAGGTCAAGCCGAGATTGCTAAGCAAGCATTGGAACTCTTTGCGACGATTTATGGAGCGGAAGCCGGGAACCTTGCGTTGAAGGCCCTCTCGCTCGATGGAGTGTATGTGGGCGGCGGCATCGCCCCGAAACTCATCACGAAACTTCAAGATGGCGCATTCATGAAAGCCTTCACCAATAAAGGCCGGTATAAGCGCTTGATGACTCACATCCCTGTGAAGGTCATCATGAATCAGCAGACGGCTCTGCTCGGTGCCGCATCTGTTGCGGCAGCCCTCTCGCTCGCGTCCATGCCATGA
- the rpiA gene encoding ribose-5-phosphate isomerase RpiA, producing MTSVNLDHLKKAAALKASEFVRNGMVVGLGTGSTAKHLLVALGEQVRAGMKLRGVPTSQETAALAMQAGIPLIDSENRWDIDVAIDGADQVDPRFNLIKGGGGALLKEKIVAASAKQFIVMVDHTKQVSVLGGVFPLPIEVIPFGWGNTARAIEAMTKSRAVLRERNGAPFTTEAGNLIVDVHIDHISQPSELETALNLIPGVVETGLFVGRTDVLIVGTPQGVHTLHAPEA from the coding sequence ATGACTTCGGTCAATCTCGATCATCTCAAAAAAGCGGCTGCCTTAAAAGCGAGTGAATTCGTCCGCAACGGCATGGTCGTCGGCCTGGGGACAGGATCCACGGCAAAACATCTTCTGGTGGCGCTCGGAGAGCAGGTCAGGGCCGGCATGAAGTTGCGAGGTGTGCCGACGTCGCAAGAGACTGCCGCCCTCGCCATGCAGGCCGGCATCCCGCTTATCGACTCGGAAAATCGATGGGACATTGATGTGGCGATCGACGGGGCCGATCAGGTCGATCCCCGTTTCAATCTGATCAAGGGTGGGGGAGGGGCGCTCTTAAAAGAAAAGATCGTGGCCGCCTCGGCGAAACAATTTATCGTCATGGTCGACCACACCAAACAGGTCTCGGTGCTTGGAGGGGTCTTCCCGCTTCCTATCGAGGTCATTCCTTTTGGGTGGGGCAATACCGCGCGAGCGATTGAAGCCATGACCAAAAGCCGTGCGGTGCTTAGAGAGCGCAACGGGGCTCCGTTTACAACCGAGGCTGGGAACCTGATCGTTGATGTGCATATCGATCACATCAGTCAGCCGAGTGAACTGGAAACAGCATTGAATCTCATCCCCGGTGTCGTGGAAACGGGGCTCTTTGTCGGTCGAACGGACGTGTTGATCGTCGGCACGCCCCAGGGCGTTCACACTCTCCATGCTCCCGAGGCATGA
- a CDS encoding RHS repeat domain-containing protein: protein MPTIADQAQYIYDDLGRLSQMIDGQGNVATYTYDAVGNLLSITRNTGGVGAPTITAFTPRTPAMRGPPSMSP, encoded by the coding sequence GTGCCGACCATCGCCGATCAAGCCCAATACATCTACGACGACCTGGGTCGGCTGTCGCAGATGATCGACGGGCAGGGGAATGTCGCGACGTATACGTATGACGCCGTCGGCAATCTGCTGTCCATCACGCGCAATACCGGTGGTGTCGGCGCGCCGACGATCACGGCCTTTACCCCGCGAACCCCGGCAATGCGGGGGCCTCCATCAATGTCTCCCTGA
- a CDS encoding methyltransferase domain-containing protein, with amino-acid sequence MMNIFLWAIVLLLVLLLIGLVLYWLLPRTYQSADSVAHSYDDWTNDGILEFYWGEHIHLGHYGSPPRKKDFLKAKSDFVHEMVRWGGLDKLPSGTTVLDVGCGIGGSSRILARDYGFAVAGITLSPQQVRRAQELTSPEVNARFQVDDALALSFSDASFDVVWSVEAGPHMPDKAQFARELLRVLKPGGILVVADWNQRDDRRVPLNFWEKKVMRQLLDQWAHPAFSSIEGFSELLEATGLVAGEVTTADWTAETLPSWLDSIRQGIVRPAGLVRFGVIGLIKSLREVPTFLLMRMAFGAGLCRFGMFRAVRANVPRSEMLSTQMDDRLVRS; translated from the coding sequence ATGATGAACATTTTCCTATGGGCGATCGTCCTTCTCCTGGTCTTGCTGCTGATCGGATTAGTGCTGTACTGGCTACTTCCCCGCACATATCAGTCTGCCGATTCTGTCGCCCATTCCTATGATGACTGGACGAATGACGGCATTCTCGAGTTCTACTGGGGCGAGCATATCCATCTGGGACACTATGGCTCTCCGCCCCGCAAAAAGGATTTTCTCAAAGCCAAGTCAGACTTTGTGCATGAAATGGTGCGTTGGGGTGGGTTAGACAAGCTTCCTTCCGGGACGACGGTGTTAGATGTGGGCTGTGGCATCGGCGGCAGCAGTCGCATCCTCGCGCGAGATTATGGCTTCGCTGTCGCAGGAATCACCCTCAGCCCTCAGCAAGTCCGACGTGCTCAAGAACTGACCTCCCCAGAGGTGAATGCCCGCTTTCAGGTCGATGATGCGCTGGCACTGTCGTTCTCTGATGCCAGTTTTGATGTGGTCTGGTCGGTCGAGGCAGGACCGCACATGCCGGATAAGGCACAATTCGCTCGAGAGCTCTTGCGCGTGCTGAAACCGGGCGGAATTCTGGTGGTTGCCGATTGGAATCAGCGTGATGATCGCCGGGTTCCACTCAATTTTTGGGAAAAGAAAGTGATGCGGCAACTGCTGGATCAGTGGGCTCATCCGGCGTTTTCCAGCATTGAGGGGTTTTCAGAATTACTGGAGGCGACTGGGCTGGTGGCGGGTGAAGTCACCACAGCAGATTGGACTGCCGAAACCTTACCCTCATGGCTCGATTCGATCCGGCAGGGAATTGTCCGTCCGGCGGGGCTTGTTCGGTTTGGCGTGATCGGGTTGATTAAATCATTGCGAGAAGTGCCCACGTTCCTGTTAATGCGTATGGCATTTGGGGCAGGGCTGTGTCGCTTTGGCATGTTTCGGGCAGTGCGTGCCAATGTCCCTAGGAGCGAGATGTTGTCTACGCAGATGGATGACAGGCTTGTGCGATCATGA
- a CDS encoding integrase core domain-containing protein yields the protein MYSSSHCHPFVHPRDRARTMLLQGLRWFVRWCSGLWHWLRRRRQPRPRTSWSSPRTGGPTDRPHAPPKPRWVRDEIVRLKALMPHAGCRTIMHTFNRRFAVRRQMTVGKTYVADTMRRQQYTILYLRRKLKHRVPRPVPRNLIWGMDLLTKTDTPGRPHLALAIIDHASRACLCVQRLTDKSSWTIWHHFVTACRPYGCPSMLRTNNEAVFTSRALRFALHLLGIRLQHSEPGCPWKNGRVERLIGPIKRLLRHHTINDATSLDRALVHTRAVYNHLRPHQHLHGRTPAEVWAGVDVFMSTRKSRRWLRRWERSVGASHSPG from the coding sequence ATGTACTCGTCATCACATTGCCATCCGTTCGTTCATCCACGAGATCGCGCGAGGACTATGCTGCTGCAGGGGCTGCGCTGGTTCGTTCGATGGTGTAGTGGGCTGTGGCACTGGCTGCGTCGACGGAGACAGCCTCGACCACGGACCTCCTGGTCCAGTCCCCGCACCGGCGGCCCTACCGACCGGCCCCATGCGCCGCCCAAACCGCGCTGGGTGCGAGACGAGATCGTTCGGCTCAAAGCCCTCATGCCCCATGCAGGCTGCCGCACGATCATGCACACCTTCAACCGGCGATTCGCGGTCCGTCGGCAGATGACCGTCGGCAAAACCTACGTCGCCGACACCATGCGCCGCCAGCAGTACACCATCCTGTACCTGCGCCGAAAACTGAAGCATCGCGTGCCACGTCCGGTGCCGCGCAATCTCATCTGGGGGATGGACTTGCTGACCAAGACTGATACGCCTGGTCGCCCGCATCTGGCGCTGGCGATCATCGATCATGCCAGCAGGGCCTGCTTGTGCGTCCAGCGACTGACGGACAAATCGTCGTGGACGATCTGGCACCATTTCGTCACCGCGTGTCGTCCGTATGGCTGCCCGAGCATGCTGCGCACCAACAACGAAGCGGTGTTTACGTCGCGGGCTCTCCGCTTCGCACTGCACCTCCTGGGCATTCGCCTGCAACACAGCGAGCCGGGCTGCCCGTGGAAGAACGGCCGCGTCGAGCGGCTGATCGGCCCGATCAAACGATTGTTGCGGCACCATACGATCAACGATGCCACTTCGCTCGACCGGGCGCTGGTGCACACACGGGCGGTCTACAATCACCTCCGGCCCCACCAGCATCTTCATGGTCGCACCCCCGCCGAAGTCTGGGCCGGGGTCGATGTGTTCATGTCCACCCGCAAGAGCCGACGCTGGCTGCGACGGTGGGAACGGTCAGTGGGAGCGAGTCATAGTCCGGGGTAG